Within Limisalsivibrio acetivorans, the genomic segment ACCTTCTCAATGCCGCCGAGCTCGATTCTTGTTGTTTCGTTATCGAGGGTAACATCATAGGTTGCTGCGTCGAGATGGGAGTGAACATCATTCACATGAACGATCTTAATGCTTTTGCCACTGCTGTCGCTGTCGCCTGCACATCCGGAAAGAAAGAATGTTGCCGCAATAACAGCAAAGATAAGCACCCTGAGGATGCTTGCCGGTAATACCTTCTTCATGATTCACCTCATTAAGATTTGGATTCTTCATCAATCATGAGGCTATTTTATGTGATCTTACTGATATTTATATTCATATTATTGTGTGGTTTTTTTGAACTAGTTGTTGAGTTTTAGTAGTAAGCTTGAATTGGGCAGGTAACAATATCCTTTATTTACAATAATTACCTATTTGATAATCCTTCCGCTCTGATGATTTTTTCAGCATTTTCTTAACAATCGGCTCCACAGTTATAACAAAAAAAGGCTCCCGAAGGAGCCCTTTATTGATTATTTGCTTTGGGATTCGACATTACCGCCGTATTTAGTAAGCAGTTTTGTCTCAATTCTTCTATTCTTCTGGCGGCCTTCGGGGTTTGAGTTGTCAGCAATGGGCTGTTCCTCGCCGTATCCTATGGAGCTCAGCCTTTCTTCTGCAATACCAAACTCACCCGTGAGCTTCTTCATAACAGCCTCTGCCCTTCTTTCTGAGAGAGCCTTGTTGTACTCTTCGGTTCCGATGCTGTCGGTGTGCCCCTGTATCTCCGCCTTAAGTATGGTGTTCTTCTTCATGAATCCGGCAAACTCAGAGATTCTTCCCATATACTTCTTCTGCACCTTTGCGCTATCGAAGGGGAAGTAGACTTCAAGATCCATGCTGTGGAAGCATCCGTATTCGTCAACCACAACGGAAGCCATGGTTCCAGGGCACATATCTTCATCGTCGTTAACGCCGTCGTTATCGGCATCGCCCACCGCAGCCACAGCCATGGTTTCCTTCTTCTCAGGCTCCTCAGCCTTCGCAAAGGACTCAGCAGGCTTCTCCTCAACGGAGGGTTTCACAGGCTCTTCCTTCACAGGTTCGGGCTTAGGCTCTTCTTTTTTAACAGGGATAACAACGGTTACAGGTTCCTTCTCATCCTTTACGCCGTAATAGAAATTAAGGGAAAGGGAAACAACCTGATCGTGTCGCCCCTGACCGAAATAGACATTCTTGAGATTAAGATCACCACCTATATTCTTATTATACAGATACTTAAAGCCGAAACCTGCATCAACACCCCAAAGTGTTTTCCCATAATTTCTACCCTCAATACCCGCCTGAACGTAGGGCATAACCTTCTTATCTTCTGATACTTTAAAATGATAGAGAGCATTGGCATCTAGAACAACAAGGTTCTCATCATCACCCGTATCTTCATAGTTTGAGTTTATGTACCCAAGTCCACCCTCTGCGGCGATATTCTCTGTAAGGAATTTGCCGAATCGCAGACCGAATTCCGGATTATTCTCAAGGTCCTCTTTATCATCGAAGAATCGGTATCCGGCATATGGGCTCACATACCAGGCATTTGACATATCGAATGCCACCGCCGTTCCAGCGACTGAAATCATCAAAAGTATTGCAGAAATAATTATTTTCATCTAATCCCCCTTATTCATTTTATAAATTATACCCATCTTGTTTTAATCGGGTAAAGGGGGATTTTCACATTTGAACAGTTTCTGGTGCAGGGGAGAATATGTATCTATGAAAGGTTTCTTTATCCATCCTGCTCACAGCTTTAGTAATAAGGAATATAACAAGTAGTGAGAACGGGATTCTCATCCAGAGTATGCCGGATAGTTCTCCGCCGATAACCATGAGCAGGAGCGTATCCTCAATAAGGCTGTGCATTATCCCGAGAAGTGAAACGGAGAAAAAGACATCCGTCTCGCTCAGCTTACCGCTTCTGGCCTCCTTGATAATCATTCCGCCAGCGTATGATAGCCCAAGGGTTAAGCCGAAGATGGTAAGGGTGGAAGCCCTTGCACTCACACCGAAAACTTTCAAGAGGGGCGAAAGAAGCCTGTTCATAAGGTCTATGATGCCAAGTTTTGAAAGAATGCGCATAAAAACAACGAGACAAAGGATAATAAAAGCGATATAGGCGAGGTTTGTTACCTGGGCAAAGACCCATGCCAGAAGCCCCTCTGCTCTGGGTTCGGGTGTCCATACTATCTGTACAGGATGTTGCAGCGTATTTGTGGCAGTGTAGATAAGGTGAAGTAGCCAACCATACAAGAGCGCAGAACCCAGACGAAGGATCAACATTACACGAAGCCTGGGACCAGATTTTCGCATTACCTGAAGCTCCACAGGCATCGAGTGTGCAATCAGTACCATAGAGGCAAAGATGGTTGCCTGGGCCGCTGTTATATCCATATCCCTGGCGAGAGCCACGAAAACAATGATTCCGCCGTATATATTCGTCACAAGGGCCGTTGCCCAAGCAAGCCCAAGTTCCCCCGGCAGTCCTACAACCTGCATCGCAGGCGCAAGGAGACCCGACAACACATCGATAACACCTAACTCTGACAGTAATTTAACAGCGATTATGACAGGGATCATAATCTTAAAAAGTACATAGCAAATCTCGTAGGTTTCCTTTAATACGGAGCGAATATGGTTAAGCATTCAACGACTATAATACTCAAAAAAGATTAAGGCAATTTCAACTTCACATACACCCTGCTGATAAG encodes:
- a CDS encoding OmpA family protein; its protein translation is MKIIISAILLMISVAGTAVAFDMSNAWYVSPYAGYRFFDDKEDLENNPEFGLRFGKFLTENIAAEGGLGYINSNYEDTGDDENLVVLDANALYHFKVSEDKKVMPYVQAGIEGRNYGKTLWGVDAGFGFKYLYNKNIGGDLNLKNVYFGQGRHDQVVSLSLNFYYGVKDEKEPVTVVIPVKKEEPKPEPVKEEPVKPSVEEKPAESFAKAEEPEKKETMAVAAVGDADNDGVNDDEDMCPGTMASVVVDEYGCFHSMDLEVYFPFDSAKVQKKYMGRISEFAGFMKKNTILKAEIQGHTDSIGTEEYNKALSERRAEAVMKKLTGEFGIAEERLSSIGYGEEQPIADNSNPEGRQKNRRIETKLLTKYGGNVESQSK
- a CDS encoding nucleoside recognition domain-containing protein, translated to MLNHIRSVLKETYEICYVLFKIMIPVIIAVKLLSELGVIDVLSGLLAPAMQVVGLPGELGLAWATALVTNIYGGIIVFVALARDMDITAAQATIFASMVLIAHSMPVELQVMRKSGPRLRVMLILRLGSALLYGWLLHLIYTATNTLQHPVQIVWTPEPRAEGLLAWVFAQVTNLAYIAFIILCLVVFMRILSKLGIIDLMNRLLSPLLKVFGVSARASTLTIFGLTLGLSYAGGMIIKEARSGKLSETDVFFSVSLLGIMHSLIEDTLLLMVIGGELSGILWMRIPFSLLVIFLITKAVSRMDKETFHRYIFSPAPETVQM